From Paenibacillus sp. PL2-23:
AGGGGTATTCTCGATGTCTATGATAAACGAAGCATTTCCTGTTTGAATCTGAAGCCATTGGTTTAATACATCTATAAGAGGCAATAAGCCCTTGGACAAATGATGAACAAAGGAGAGATGAGCCATGCCAAAAGAAAACTCAAACTCGGGAGTAGTTATGGGAGCCGTTATAGGAGGCGCCGTCGGCGCAATTACCGCGTTGTTGTTCGCACCTAAGGCGGGCGGCCAGCTCCGTTCCGACCTATGTGGCCAGCTGCAAACCATCGGAAACCGCGCCAAGGAGGTAGCGAATACGATTGGTACGCACGCGAAGGATCTGGCGACAACTGTCAGCACACACGCCAAGGATCTGGCCGAAAATGTCAGCGAGCAGACGAAGGAAGCCACCAGC
This genomic window contains:
- a CDS encoding YtxH domain-containing protein, whose protein sequence is MPKENSNSGVVMGAVIGGAVGAITALLFAPKAGGQLRSDLCGQLQTIGNRAKEVANTIGTHAKDLATTVSTHAKDLAENVSEQTKEATSKVQEEAADTIQAVKSNMNSMAPTENDMKKLGKEMDEMPTDSELRNKGKVTDPAQ